A segment of the Chitinivorax sp. B genome:
TCCGGTTCGTTGGAAATGAAAAAAACATTGTTGGTTGTTGCTGCGATATTGCTTTCGCTAATTATCGGGCTAATTAGTGCCCAAGCAACTATATTGATAGTTGGCTTAGTAGTGAATGTATTAGACATCACCCTTAGTGTTAGCTACGAAAGCGTTATTCCATTCTTGCTGATAGAATCGCTGATTGTTTTTTGGTTATGCATGAAGTTTTTTCTAAAGCGTTTTTCGGCATTTTTGCATCCGAAGCAACCAACTTAGAAAAGCCGGAAAATTCCGGCTTTTTCTTAATACATCTGAAATTCAGATTTCACTCCATACCATTCGCTTAGATTGGTTACGCGCCCTTCTATCATTTGCAAATGACAAGTTACAGACTGTACTGATTGAGCTGTGCCGCTCATTGCACCATAGGCGTAAAACTCGGCTAGTTTTCCACAAAGCATACCGCGTGCTTTATCAAAGGCGTGCTCACCTCCTTTGAATGTACTAATAAACGAACTTCGCGCTTTGCGTGGTATAAAATCCGTTCCTGCAATCGCATCAATCGCCTGACTGCGCATGCGATTTAAATCACTTTCAGCACTATCAAGCTTCTGGCTATAACACAACCAAGTTGGGCCATCGAACTTGGCACAGCTTGAATAAAGCTTCTCGTGATCAAGCGCGTTAGCCGGCGCGCTTACAAACAAAATCGTAATTGTTGCCATGGTAAGAACATGGTGAAAGTCTTTTCTTTTCATATCAATCTCTTTCAGGGCTTGGCAATCGCAAGCCCGCAGTAATGACCGAGCGCAATAAATCTTTATCTGCGCGTAAGCGGTCGATTTCTTCTTGTTGTTGTTCAAGCCGCACCTGAGCAGCAGCAAGTTCTGTTTGTCGCTGAATCAACAATTCTTCAACGATTGTAAGCCTTGCAGAATCAGTTTCTAGCCGCTCCAGACGTCGCCGGGTAAAGAAGTTCGCGTGGGCCTCTTTGGCGGTGATGGCATCGCGCCAATTTTGGCCAGGCGCAATCAATACGGTATTGCCCTGTGCGTCGGTACCAATCTGGTAACCGGCAAAATCCCCAAAGGCTTCTGGAAGAGTGCCAGCTCGGTATTGCAGCAGCTGCTTAACAGCGCTTGGAATTAGGTGTGGATTTCTCCGCCAACGAAAGGCGGTTTGGCGACAAACACCAGTTACTTCGCCAATTTCTTGATCAGACATCCCGAAAGTCAGTCGGTGGAACTCGTTTGGGTCGACAGCAAGACAACGTCTAGCGACCAGATCGAGTT
Coding sequences within it:
- a CDS encoding lysozyme inhibitor LprI family protein, encoding MKRKDFHHVLTMATITILFVSAPANALDHEKLYSSCAKFDGPTWLCYSQKLDSAESDLNRMRSQAIDAIAGTDFIPRKARSSFISTFKGGEHAFDKARGMLCGKLAEFYAYGAMSGTAQSVQSVTCHLQMIEGRVTNLSEWYGVKSEFQMY